The following are encoded in a window of Mustelus asterias chromosome 11, sMusAst1.hap1.1, whole genome shotgun sequence genomic DNA:
- the LOC144500708 gene encoding heat shock protein beta-11-like, whose protein sequence is MLSLRPFHPSRQCQQPVYTLWPVPHRLWEPLGCNMWNQVEEARKSTNFMDRVLEELAKEFCEEKSRNQEKGAEDNEEGKRQSGDKDGDGFSLSLDVQRFSPEELKVKVLGRKVLVTGKHEKKSDDGSGSYSYKYEEFRREFQLPEDVDAEALNCCLSQDGRLKVQAPRLALPTVNERTVPVNITPETTTTPRLNPEQEAEKQQSEKDEKRNEEDGK, encoded by the coding sequence ATGCTGAGCCTTCGGCCTTTCCACCCTTCACGTCAGTGCCAGCAGCCTGTGTACACATTGTGGCCTGTTCCACACAGGCTCTGGGAGCCGCTTGGATGCAACATGTGGAATCAGGTGGAAGAAGCGAGAAAGAGCACGAACTTCATGGATCGAGTTCTTGAGGAGCTGGCAAAAGAATTTTGCGAGGAAAAGTCAAGAAATCAGGAGAAGGGAGCTGAAGATAATGAAgaaggtaaaagacaatcaggggaCAAGGATGGAGATGGCTTTTCTCTGTCCCTGGATGtgcagcgattctccccagaaGAACTGAAGGTGAAAGTACTTGGAAGAAAAGTGCTGGTGACGGGAAAACACGAGAAGAAAAGCGATGATGGCAGCGGCTCTTACAGCTACAAATATGAAGAGTTCAGGAGAGAATTTCAGCTGCCTGAAGATGTCGATGCTGAAGCTCTTAACTGCTGTTTGTCACAGGACGGTCGGTTAAAGGTTCAAGCCCCAcgcctggcactgccaactgtGAATGAACGAACCGTGCCCGTCAACATCACCCCTGAGACAACAACCACTCCCCGGCTAAATCCTGAGCAAGAGGCAGAGAAACAGCAAAGTGAAAAAGATGAGAAGAGAAATGAGGAGGATGGAAAATGA